The proteins below come from a single Halobacillus salinarum genomic window:
- the holA gene encoding DNA polymerase III subunit delta, with protein sequence MANQNHSHVHLLYGLEDYLIQENKKKLIEKTLSKEDREFNLSQYDLEETPVEEVITDAETFPFLGDKKVVVAYHPVFLKAKPDKLPIEHDLDVLTNYLENPADYTKLILIAPYEKLDERKKLFKLFKKSGEVISCQPVREWEIDKWIDSLAAELHIHIPEDLHELFSNEVGTNLMTLRREMEKLALNVGKGGTVTRELAEQLLSHSAESSGLKLVDAVMERNLARAIGIYNDLVKINEEPIALTALLASQFRNISQAKTLKSKGYAEKQMKTYIKAHPYVIKMALKRERFFTQKELEEIMNQLAETDYVLKQGKMEKSLAFELLLYRLIHIKQTESAQI encoded by the coding sequence ATGGCGAACCAAAATCACTCACACGTACACTTATTATATGGGCTTGAGGATTATCTCATTCAGGAAAATAAGAAGAAACTTATAGAAAAAACGTTATCTAAAGAAGATCGTGAATTTAACCTTTCCCAATATGATCTTGAGGAAACGCCGGTCGAAGAGGTAATTACAGACGCGGAAACTTTCCCTTTTCTTGGCGATAAGAAAGTGGTGGTTGCCTATCACCCCGTTTTTTTAAAAGCCAAACCGGACAAGCTTCCCATCGAACATGACCTCGATGTATTAACCAATTATTTAGAAAATCCTGCTGATTATACAAAATTAATACTTATTGCTCCTTATGAAAAACTTGACGAACGAAAGAAACTGTTTAAACTCTTTAAGAAGAGCGGAGAAGTTATTTCTTGTCAGCCAGTTCGAGAATGGGAAATTGACAAGTGGATCGATTCCTTGGCAGCTGAACTACATATTCATATACCTGAGGACCTTCATGAACTTTTCTCAAACGAAGTGGGAACAAATCTGATGACCTTAAGAAGGGAAATGGAGAAGCTTGCTTTGAATGTAGGAAAAGGAGGTACTGTGACTCGCGAATTAGCAGAGCAGCTGCTTTCCCATAGTGCAGAATCATCTGGATTAAAGCTCGTAGATGCAGTGATGGAAAGAAATTTAGCCAGAGCCATTGGAATCTATAATGACTTGGTAAAAATAAATGAAGAACCAATAGCCTTAACCGCGCTGCTTGCTTCTCAGTTCAGAAATATCAGCCAGGCTAAAACCTTGAAAAGCAAAGGGTATGCAGAAAAACAAATGAAAACATACATTAAAGCTCATCCATATGTCATTAAAATGGCATTAAAGCGAGAGCGTTTTTTCACTCAGAAAGAATTAGAGGAAATAATGAATCAGCTTGCTGAAACAGACTATGTATTAAAACAGGGAAAAATGGAAAAATCCCTTGCCTTTGAGTTACTTCTGTACCGGCTCATCCATATTAAACAAACGGAATCAGCCCAAATTTAA
- the hemW gene encoding radical SAM family heme chaperone HemW: protein MTIPSAYIHIPFCQQICHYCDFTKFFYNEKLADEYLLALEKEIHTYFPDEKAKVKTIFVGGGTPTAVNHSQLNQLLQMIAEHFDISACDEYTFEANPGDLDVTKVKMLKEAGVNRISLGVQVFDDQMLEKIGRVHKVEDVYTNIDRLLTAGLSNVSIDLMYGLPGQSVADFEKTIDEALQFGLPHYSSYSLQIEPKTIFYQRYKKGKLIKPPEEEEAEMYGLLQSKLSEQGILQYEISNFSVPGYESKHNLTYWNNEFYFGIGAGAHGYLPGKRTINIRPLPAYVKQAITDGKPVLHEEPITLKEQMEEEMFLGLRKTEGVSLQRFADKYNREVAEVFGRAVPHLTERSLLEVEEGRIKLTEHGRLLGNEVFQEFLIDE from the coding sequence ATGACAATACCTTCTGCTTATATTCACATTCCGTTCTGCCAGCAGATCTGCCATTACTGTGACTTTACGAAATTCTTTTATAACGAAAAACTGGCAGATGAATACCTCTTGGCTTTGGAAAAGGAAATTCATACGTATTTTCCTGATGAGAAAGCTAAAGTAAAAACGATATTTGTCGGGGGTGGTACACCGACAGCCGTTAACCACAGCCAGTTGAACCAGCTCTTACAAATGATTGCAGAGCACTTTGATATTTCTGCCTGCGACGAATACACATTTGAAGCAAATCCCGGAGATCTTGATGTCACGAAAGTAAAGATGCTGAAAGAAGCAGGGGTGAATCGGATTTCGCTGGGCGTGCAGGTTTTTGATGATCAAATGCTTGAAAAAATAGGCAGAGTCCATAAGGTGGAGGATGTTTATACAAACATTGACCGTTTACTTACAGCCGGTTTAAGCAACGTTAGTATTGACCTCATGTATGGACTGCCTGGACAGTCAGTTGCTGATTTTGAAAAAACGATAGACGAAGCTTTACAATTTGGACTTCCGCATTATTCTTCTTATTCGCTGCAGATCGAACCAAAGACGATTTTTTACCAGCGCTATAAAAAAGGAAAATTAATAAAGCCTCCGGAAGAAGAGGAAGCTGAAATGTATGGGCTGCTGCAATCAAAGCTGTCAGAGCAGGGAATACTACAGTATGAAATAAGTAATTTTTCAGTGCCGGGTTATGAAAGTAAGCATAATCTGACATACTGGAATAATGAATTTTATTTTGGAATTGGTGCGGGGGCTCATGGCTATCTGCCAGGGAAAAGAACGATTAACATCCGCCCGCTGCCTGCTTATGTAAAGCAGGCAATAACTGATGGAAAACCAGTGCTTCATGAGGAACCAATTACCTTGAAAGAGCAGATGGAAGAGGAAATGTTTCTTGGTTTACGGAAAACAGAAGGGGTTTCCTTGCAAAGATTTGCTGACAAATATAACAGAGAAGTAGCAGAAGTATTTGGACGAGCAGTCCCTCATTTAACTGAAAGATCACTGCTTGAAGTAGAAGAGGGGAGAATTAAACTTACTGAACACGGCAGACTGCTTGGAAATGAAGTGTTTCAGGAATTTTTAATTGATGAATAA
- the hrcA gene encoding heat-inducible transcriptional repressor HrcA produces MLTERQLLILQVIVDDFILTAQPVGSRSISKKNAVTFSSATIRNEMADLEEMGFIEKTHSSSGRIPSEQGYRFYVDHLLSPLRLSREELTTIRAAFNDRMLEFERVVQKSAGILSDLTNYTSLVLGPEVFETKLKQLQIVPLNEQSAIAILVTDTGHVEHRAFNVPVEIDSGELEKIVNILNSRLQGVPLVKIHEKLYSEIHTLLKDHTDRHEHLFSYLQAALVDEQPTKIYIGGKTNILMQPEFRDLDKVRSLYAIIEKEAEMADLLRTGEKGVHVRIGHENPFDAMQNCSLITASYTMGNNQRGTIALLGPTRMEYNRMISLMNELSKHMTEAFRGLY; encoded by the coding sequence ATGCTAACAGAAAGACAACTGCTGATTTTGCAAGTGATAGTTGATGATTTCATCCTGACTGCACAGCCGGTGGGTTCCCGGTCGATCTCAAAAAAAAATGCCGTTACCTTTAGCTCAGCTACCATTAGAAATGAAATGGCAGATTTAGAGGAAATGGGGTTCATTGAAAAGACCCACTCTTCTTCCGGCCGGATTCCTTCCGAACAAGGTTATCGTTTTTATGTTGATCATTTGCTGTCCCCACTGCGTTTGTCTAGAGAGGAATTAACGACAATAAGGGCTGCATTTAATGATCGTATGCTCGAATTTGAACGAGTGGTGCAGAAGTCTGCAGGGATACTATCGGATTTAACGAACTATACATCCTTAGTGCTTGGACCGGAAGTATTTGAAACGAAGCTAAAACAGCTGCAGATTGTTCCCTTAAATGAGCAGTCAGCTATTGCTATCCTGGTTACAGATACCGGGCATGTGGAACACAGGGCATTTAATGTACCTGTTGAAATTGATTCCGGCGAACTGGAAAAGATCGTTAATATCCTGAATTCCCGACTGCAAGGTGTCCCTCTTGTTAAAATTCATGAAAAGCTGTATTCAGAGATCCATACTCTGCTAAAAGACCATACGGATAGGCATGAGCATCTGTTTTCTTATTTACAGGCCGCCTTAGTAGATGAGCAGCCGACGAAGATTTATATCGGAGGCAAAACGAACATTCTAATGCAGCCGGAGTTTAGAGATTTGGATAAAGTCCGATCCCTTTACGCTATTATTGAAAAAGAAGCCGAAATGGCGGATTTGCTCCGGACTGGTGAAAAAGGGGTTCACGTTCGTATTGGCCATGAAAATCCATTTGATGCCATGCAGAATTGCAGCCTGATAACAGCCAGTTATACGATGGGCAACAATCAGAGAGGTACCATTGCATTACTTGGGCCCACCCGTATGGAGTATAACAGGATGATTTCATTGATGAACGAGTTATCCAAGCATATGACAGAAGCCTTCCGAGGCTTGTACTAG
- the gpr gene encoding GPR endopeptidase yields MSRDEHYSVRTDLALEAQEIHVQNDASSSDTDGVQVMEKEIHDIKTTYVTLDESGAERIGKKPGHYITLESQAIRKQDTKLQMNLAKVVSGQLRKILTDSGVTDQDRCLIVGLGNHLVTPDALGPLVTEKVLVTSHLFELQPETVQEGYRSVSAVSPGVMGTTGIETSDMVHGIIEETKPDFVIVIDALASRSINRINATIQISDTGIHPGSGVGNKRKEISKETYQVPVISIGVPTVVDAVTITSDTIDYVLKHFGREWKEKDRPGQALSPALNPFERKTLTEEDHPNEEQSKAVLGMFGQLEEAEKKQLIKEVLTPLGHNLMVTPKEVDTFINDMAHVIASGINGALHPGIEDGEAQSYSR; encoded by the coding sequence ATGAGTAGAGATGAACATTATTCCGTTCGGACCGACTTAGCTTTAGAAGCGCAAGAAATACATGTGCAAAACGATGCTTCTTCTTCGGATACAGACGGTGTCCAAGTGATGGAAAAGGAAATTCACGATATAAAAACTACGTACGTAACACTGGATGAATCTGGTGCTGAAAGAATCGGAAAAAAACCTGGCCATTATATTACACTGGAATCTCAAGCAATTCGGAAACAAGATACTAAACTACAAATGAATTTAGCGAAAGTTGTATCTGGTCAGCTTCGTAAAATCCTTACTGACAGCGGAGTGACCGATCAGGATCGATGCTTAATTGTAGGTTTAGGCAATCATCTTGTTACTCCTGATGCATTAGGTCCTTTAGTGACGGAAAAAGTACTTGTTACCAGCCACCTCTTTGAACTACAGCCGGAAACCGTCCAGGAAGGCTATCGCTCTGTTTCGGCGGTATCTCCTGGCGTAATGGGGACGACCGGAATTGAAACGAGTGATATGGTACATGGGATCATTGAAGAGACAAAACCAGACTTTGTGATTGTAATTGATGCTTTGGCATCCAGATCCATCAACAGAATTAATGCAACGATTCAAATATCCGACACTGGCATACATCCAGGCTCAGGAGTAGGAAATAAACGTAAGGAAATTAGTAAGGAAACCTACCAAGTTCCGGTGATCTCTATCGGGGTTCCGACCGTAGTAGATGCTGTAACGATTACGAGTGACACGATCGATTATGTGCTTAAACACTTTGGTAGAGAGTGGAAAGAAAAAGACCGTCCCGGTCAAGCTCTATCACCAGCTTTAAACCCGTTTGAAAGAAAAACCTTGACGGAGGAAGATCATCCGAACGAAGAACAATCCAAGGCTGTACTAGGGATGTTTGGACAATTAGAAGAAGCAGAAAAGAAACAGCTTATCAAGGAAGTATTAACCCCTTTAGGGCATAATTTAATGGTTACACCTAAAGAAGTAGACACATTTATCAATGATATGGCTCATGTCATTGCATCTGGAATTAATGGTGCGTTACATCCGGGAATTGAGGATGGAGAGGCCCAGTCGTACTCTAGGTAA
- the grpE gene encoding nucleotide exchange factor GrpE: MEENKQQEQEIIDETEEQQEREILEEEYSDAEISVEQLEQLRKENEQINNRLLRLQADYDNFRRRTMQEKEADRKYRSQSLIEELIPVLDNFERAFQIEVEGEAAQKFAEGMKMVHDQFKAALDKEGVETIPAEGEPFDPHLHQAVMQVEDDNYESNVVVEELQKGYRLKDRVIRPAMVKVNQ, translated from the coding sequence GTGGAAGAAAATAAACAGCAAGAGCAGGAAATTATTGATGAAACAGAAGAACAGCAGGAACGGGAGATTCTTGAAGAGGAATATTCTGATGCTGAAATTTCTGTTGAACAACTGGAACAGCTTCGTAAAGAAAATGAACAAATCAACAACCGCTTGCTTCGCTTACAAGCCGATTATGATAATTTTCGCAGGCGTACAATGCAAGAAAAAGAAGCTGATCGCAAGTACAGATCCCAAAGCTTAATCGAAGAACTTATCCCTGTACTGGATAACTTTGAGAGAGCTTTCCAAATAGAAGTAGAAGGAGAAGCAGCTCAAAAATTTGCTGAAGGAATGAAAATGGTACACGATCAATTTAAAGCCGCACTTGATAAAGAAGGGGTAGAAACCATCCCTGCCGAAGGCGAACCATTTGATCCCCATTTACATCAGGCAGTCATGCAAGTGGAAGATGACAACTACGAATCAAATGTAGTGGTCGAGGAGCTGCAAAAGGGATATCGCTTGAAAGACCGGGTTATCCGCCCGGCAATGGTAAAAGTAAATCAATAA
- the dnaK gene encoding molecular chaperone DnaK: protein MGKIIGIDLGTTNSCVAVMEGGESKVIPNPEGNRTTPSAVAFKNGERQVGEVAKRQAITNPNTILSIKRYMGTDHKVEVEGKEYTPQEISAIILQYIKGYAEDYLGDTVDKAVITVPAYFNDAERQATKDAGKIAGLEVERIINEPTAAALAYGIDKEDQDQTILVYDLGGGTFDVSILDIGDGTFEVVSTAGDNRLGGDDFDQVIIDHMVAEFKKENGIDLSQDKMAKQRLKDAAEKAKKDLSGVAQTQISLPFITAGEAGPLHLEMNLTRAKFEELSSDLIERTMKPTRQALKDAGMSASDIHKVLLVGGSTRIPAVQEAIKKAVGKEPSKGVNPDEVVALGASIQGGVLQGDVKDVVLLDVTPLSLGIETMGGVTTKLIERNTTIPTSHSQVFSTAADNQTAVDIHVLQGEREMAQDNKTLGRFQLTDIPPAPRGVPQIEVSFDIDANGIVNVRAKDMGTNKEQSITIKSSSGLSDEEVDEMVRQAEENAEEDKKKREEVELRNEADQLVFTTDKTIKDLGEKVTEEEKQQAESAKEELKTALEGEDLDAIREKKDALQEQVQNLSVKLYEQAQQQAEAAQGEEGKAEDDVVDADYEEVNDDEKK, encoded by the coding sequence ATGGGTAAAATTATCGGAATTGACTTAGGTACAACAAACTCTTGTGTAGCAGTGATGGAAGGCGGCGAATCAAAAGTAATTCCCAATCCAGAAGGGAACCGTACAACTCCATCAGCTGTAGCTTTTAAAAATGGCGAACGTCAAGTAGGTGAAGTAGCGAAACGCCAGGCGATTACAAACCCTAACACCATCCTGTCCATTAAACGCTATATGGGTACAGACCATAAAGTAGAAGTGGAAGGAAAAGAATATACACCACAAGAGATTTCTGCAATCATCCTGCAGTACATTAAAGGGTACGCAGAAGACTACCTTGGTGATACTGTAGATAAAGCGGTTATTACTGTGCCGGCTTACTTTAACGATGCTGAACGCCAAGCGACTAAAGATGCTGGTAAAATTGCTGGTCTAGAAGTAGAGCGTATTATTAACGAACCAACAGCTGCAGCGCTTGCTTATGGTATTGATAAAGAAGACCAAGATCAAACCATTTTAGTTTACGACTTAGGCGGAGGGACTTTCGACGTTTCCATTTTGGATATCGGCGATGGTACATTCGAAGTTGTTTCCACTGCTGGAGATAACCGTCTAGGTGGAGATGACTTTGACCAGGTTATCATTGACCATATGGTAGCTGAATTCAAAAAAGAAAACGGCATTGATCTTTCTCAGGATAAAATGGCAAAACAACGCTTGAAAGATGCTGCTGAGAAAGCGAAGAAGGATCTTTCCGGCGTAGCTCAAACGCAAATTTCACTGCCATTCATTACGGCAGGAGAAGCAGGTCCGCTCCACCTGGAGATGAACCTTACTCGTGCAAAATTTGAAGAGCTTTCATCAGATCTGATCGAACGTACGATGAAACCAACTCGTCAGGCATTGAAAGATGCAGGTATGAGCGCAAGCGATATTCATAAAGTACTATTAGTTGGAGGGTCTACTCGAATTCCAGCCGTTCAAGAAGCAATTAAGAAAGCGGTTGGCAAAGAGCCGTCTAAAGGCGTGAACCCTGACGAAGTGGTTGCTCTAGGTGCATCTATCCAGGGCGGCGTACTGCAAGGGGACGTTAAAGACGTCGTTCTCCTTGATGTTACACCACTATCATTAGGTATTGAAACAATGGGTGGCGTGACTACTAAATTAATCGAACGTAATACAACGATCCCAACTAGTCACTCTCAAGTCTTCTCCACAGCTGCTGATAATCAGACTGCTGTTGATATTCACGTACTGCAAGGGGAACGTGAAATGGCTCAGGACAACAAAACGCTCGGTCGTTTCCAGTTGACGGATATCCCGCCGGCTCCAAGAGGCGTGCCTCAAATCGAAGTAAGCTTCGATATTGATGCAAACGGGATTGTTAATGTACGCGCTAAAGACATGGGTACAAATAAAGAACAATCCATTACCATTAAATCTTCCTCGGGTCTTTCCGATGAAGAAGTAGATGAAATGGTACGTCAGGCTGAAGAAAATGCTGAAGAAGATAAGAAGAAACGTGAAGAGGTAGAGCTTCGCAATGAAGCTGACCAGCTCGTATTTACTACCGATAAGACAATTAAAGACCTAGGTGAAAAAGTTACGGAAGAAGAGAAACAACAAGCAGAATCAGCAAAAGAAGAGCTGAAAACTGCTCTTGAAGGTGAAGATCTTGACGCAATTAGAGAGAAGAAAGATGCTCTTCAAGAACAAGTTCAAAACCTTTCTGTTAAGCTCTATGAACAAGCACAACAGCAGGCTGAAGCTGCCCAGGGTGAAGAGGGCAAAGCCGAAGATGATGTAGTTGACGCTGACTATGAAGAGGTTAACGACGACGAAAAGAAGTAA
- the lepA gene encoding translation elongation factor 4: MLTKSFNQERVRNFSIIAHIDHGKSTLADRILEKTNALSQREMKEQFLDAMDLERERGITIKLNAVQLNYKAKDNEDYTFHLIDTPGHVDFTYEVSRSLAACEGAILVVDAAQGIEAQTLANVYLALENDLEIIPVINKIDLPGADPERIKQEIEDVIGIDASEAILASAKEGIGIDEILERIVSDIPAPAGDPVKPTKGLIFDSLYDTYRGVVAYTCVREGSIKVGDRIKMMATGKEFEVNEVGVFKPTPTSLKELHVGDVGYLTASIKNIGDTQVGDTITLANNPAEQPLLGYKKLNPMVFCGLYPVDANNYNDLRDALERLELNDSSLQYEAETSQALGFGFRCGFLGMLHMEIIQERIEREYKIDLITTAPSVIYQVKLTDGEEIKVDNPSMMPDNQKLQEVQEPFVKATIMVPNDYVGPVMEICQRKRGNFMDMQYLDDNRVNIVYEIPLSEIVYDFFDSLKSQTKGYASFDYELIGYKPSNLVKMDILLNGDTIDALSFIVHRDFAYERGKLIAEKLKELIPRQQFEVPVQAAIGNKIIARTTIKAMRKNVLSKCYGGDISRKRKLLEKQKEGKKRMKMVGSVEVPQEAFMSVLEINDD; encoded by the coding sequence ATGTTGACAAAATCATTTAATCAGGAAAGGGTGCGCAATTTTTCGATTATCGCCCATATCGATCATGGGAAGTCGACGCTTGCGGATCGTATCCTTGAAAAAACCAATGCACTTTCCCAACGGGAAATGAAGGAACAGTTTCTCGATGCCATGGACCTTGAAAGGGAACGTGGAATTACGATTAAATTAAACGCCGTACAGTTAAATTATAAAGCGAAGGATAATGAGGATTATACTTTTCATTTAATTGATACCCCCGGACACGTAGACTTTACATATGAAGTCTCTCGTAGTTTGGCTGCCTGTGAAGGGGCCATTTTAGTTGTTGATGCGGCTCAGGGAATTGAAGCGCAGACGCTTGCGAACGTCTACCTTGCTTTAGAAAATGATCTTGAGATTATTCCAGTCATCAATAAAATAGATCTTCCTGGAGCTGACCCTGAACGTATTAAACAGGAGATAGAAGATGTCATCGGAATTGATGCTTCAGAAGCGATTCTTGCTTCTGCTAAAGAGGGAATAGGAATCGACGAAATTCTTGAACGAATTGTAAGTGATATCCCAGCACCTGCAGGAGACCCTGTCAAGCCTACAAAAGGGCTTATTTTTGACTCGTTATATGATACTTACCGCGGGGTAGTTGCTTACACATGTGTCAGAGAAGGATCGATTAAAGTCGGCGACCGGATTAAAATGATGGCTACAGGGAAGGAATTTGAAGTGAATGAAGTAGGTGTATTTAAACCAACTCCTACTTCCCTTAAAGAACTCCATGTAGGAGATGTCGGCTATTTAACAGCTTCCATTAAGAACATTGGTGATACTCAAGTTGGGGATACCATCACATTAGCAAACAATCCGGCGGAGCAGCCGCTTCTTGGTTACAAAAAGCTGAATCCAATGGTTTTCTGCGGGCTGTACCCGGTAGATGCCAACAATTACAATGACCTACGTGATGCGCTTGAGCGTCTTGAGTTGAATGATTCTTCGCTTCAATATGAAGCAGAAACTTCACAGGCACTGGGCTTTGGCTTCAGGTGCGGATTCCTTGGAATGCTGCATATGGAGATTATCCAGGAGCGGATTGAACGTGAATACAAAATTGATTTAATCACCACCGCTCCCAGTGTTATCTACCAGGTGAAGCTGACCGATGGAGAGGAAATCAAGGTTGATAACCCATCCATGATGCCGGACAACCAGAAGCTTCAAGAAGTCCAGGAGCCGTTTGTAAAAGCTACCATTATGGTACCGAATGACTATGTTGGTCCAGTGATGGAAATTTGTCAGCGTAAGCGCGGCAATTTTATGGATATGCAGTACCTCGATGATAACCGGGTGAACATCGTTTATGAAATCCCGCTTTCTGAAATCGTTTATGACTTCTTTGATTCTCTTAAGTCCCAGACGAAGGGCTATGCTTCCTTTGATTATGAGTTAATCGGCTATAAACCGTCCAACCTTGTAAAAATGGATATCCTGCTTAATGGAGATACGATCGATGCTTTGTCTTTTATTGTCCATAGAGATTTTGCTTATGAGCGCGGTAAATTGATCGCTGAAAAACTGAAGGAACTGATTCCAAGGCAGCAGTTTGAAGTACCTGTGCAGGCTGCGATCGGAAATAAGATCATTGCAAGAACTACGATAAAAGCAATGCGGAAAAATGTTCTTTCCAAGTGCTACGGAGGCGATATTTCGCGAAAGCGCAAACTTCTTGAAAAACAAAAAGAAGGAAAAAAGCGAATGAAAATGGTGGGCTCAGTAGAGGTCCCTCAAGAAGCCTTTATGTCTGTGCTTGAAATTAACGACGATTGA
- the spoIIP gene encoding stage II sporulation protein P produces the protein MPHYPKWKQKRPNRIRRWTTWFGAAISILLLLFIGIGFLTGAKTTYRIYSDTIQGWTTQLKGSSFIYLFEMENRLFAGAHPEGENFPGLSRLSFQLLTSLTPNDPRSLLGREIPGLSSYNSEIIIAGEGTDYTTLPIESKAPIDVVQKDRDAVGGEEPSQPEEQKKNKQEAKVFIYNTHNRESFLPQLPKGTSSDEAYSGKVNVSLISKRIADDLEKHGIGAAVDHTDFSNVLKQKGMEYYQSYDASRPVVKEAMNQNKSLQYFFDIHRDSLPHDVTTTTIDGKNYARIIFVIGAENKNYEKNLKLASELHKRIEKNYPGLSRGVITKRGSGVNGIYNQDLNQNAILFEVGGLGNNLDELYRTADVMAEVFSDYYFDAEKVSKNS, from the coding sequence ATGCCACACTATCCGAAGTGGAAACAAAAGCGGCCGAACCGAATTAGAAGGTGGACAACTTGGTTTGGTGCCGCAATTTCTATACTCCTATTACTCTTTATAGGAATCGGCTTCTTAACAGGTGCTAAAACCACCTACCGGATTTATTCAGATACGATTCAAGGATGGACAACTCAATTAAAGGGAAGTTCCTTTATCTATTTATTTGAAATGGAAAACCGTCTCTTTGCAGGTGCACATCCAGAAGGGGAAAACTTTCCTGGGCTCTCAAGGCTCTCTTTTCAGTTATTAACGAGTCTTACACCAAATGATCCAAGGAGCCTCTTGGGCAGAGAAATTCCTGGTTTATCCTCGTATAATAGCGAGATTATCATTGCTGGGGAAGGAACGGACTATACGACTCTGCCTATAGAATCTAAAGCTCCCATTGACGTTGTCCAAAAAGATCGAGATGCGGTTGGAGGGGAAGAACCTTCACAGCCGGAAGAACAAAAGAAAAACAAACAGGAAGCCAAAGTATTCATCTATAATACGCACAATCGGGAATCGTTTCTTCCTCAGCTCCCTAAAGGAACATCATCAGATGAGGCATACAGCGGCAAAGTAAACGTGTCGTTAATCAGCAAAAGAATTGCAGATGATCTTGAAAAACACGGCATTGGGGCTGCAGTGGATCATACGGATTTTTCAAACGTATTGAAGCAAAAAGGAATGGAATATTATCAGTCCTATGATGCCTCCAGACCGGTTGTAAAGGAAGCCATGAATCAAAACAAATCTCTGCAGTATTTCTTTGACATTCACAGAGATAGCCTTCCGCATGATGTGACGACAACGACCATTGATGGAAAAAATTATGCCCGAATTATCTTTGTTATTGGAGCTGAAAATAAGAATTATGAGAAAAACTTAAAGCTTGCCTCGGAGCTTCACAAGCGGATTGAGAAAAATTATCCAGGTTTAAGCCGTGGGGTTATTACAAAGAGAGGCTCCGGTGTTAATGGCATTTATAACCAGGATTTAAATCAAAATGCGATCCTTTTTGAAGTAGGCGGTCTTGGAAATAACCTTGATGAACTGTATAGAACAGCAGATGTTATGGCAGAAGTCTTTAGTGACTACTATTTTGATGCTGAAAAGGTTTCTAAGAATTCCTAA
- the rpsT gene encoding 30S ribosomal protein S20 has protein sequence MPNIKSAKKRVRVNHEAYALNQAFKSDMRTSVKRVEKLTASNDKENAKDALQTAVKKIDKAVKRGALHKNNGNRQKSRLAKKVNAL, from the coding sequence ATGCCTAACATTAAATCAGCGAAAAAACGTGTACGCGTAAACCACGAAGCTTATGCACTTAACCAAGCTTTTAAATCTGATATGCGTACTTCAGTTAAACGTGTTGAGAAGCTTACAGCATCTAACGATAAGGAAAATGCAAAAGATGCCCTTCAGACTGCTGTTAAGAAAATTGACAAAGCTGTCAAACGCGGTGCTCTGCACAAAAATAACGGAAATCGCCAAAAATCTCGTCTGGCTAAAAAAGTCAACGCATTATAA